In a single window of the Drosophila albomicans strain 15112-1751.03 chromosome 3, ASM965048v2, whole genome shotgun sequence genome:
- the LOC117572637 gene encoding uncharacterized protein LOC117572637 isoform X6 yields the protein MKKQRNVYRTDVKMEKCKSINVASNNRLLIAGKPNRRFNAARTWQRLPKSGKDDVNVIGIRCNGFGECLSQQMRAISSPTLTATAKPQDELKPTTAATPVEVVSNSATHNGGSSLGVLQKFKRTLHNLNNRNQLQITPLPGAGAGAAVTTVDVKTSPTTPTVSITPAAPQTEDNSNTANSAGDSSSAKYRFGPLIWRSSKERRKTKFNRRDKCNSGDSGIQIELEQDEQYARVLQQPGAVHARTSTPNTAEAKARTIRRTHSAKASSLLEQVAGKPPVHKQLDLGSACSIEREAPESLPTRSLSQPNGLETYGIRRTDVEDSDSDSVASHDEANSYYPIYAEVLYNFTAAGPQELGLERGTLIEILRKEVGPWWFGRIKKEDASLVEEILDPELGWFPKDFVRIIHSPETDAFYNLQKPTTRHEEAEEATEAVECCNVVVDDSEMPVPVVDLNSSSGSNEDEANNTMTMDQSNITTIVIESPPSDAMLTTTTTTTPSARIAVPLDNCDVLRRSAVRELLETEVNYVKLLAAICDGYLPAMSKRIDIFSPNSIRLIFSNITAIYKFQRRFLEALRKGIEQNQLSKVFLKMHKGFLCYSTYCNAYPRALIELESYDRIKDARTILENCRESQNLAELPLSAHLLAPVQRICRYPLHLNEIIKSALSNNGTNDEVDGQTETLDCEQHDVFQLDVPDTHEMVNRALEKMRGITEAVNEGKRHSETIARHQASFQNFKGPPLHLHSTRFFLQVDATRQKQNLWNTSCTLFLFDNQLIYCKRDIIKRSHFIYKGRIFLDRCRVVNVRDGKMFGHTIKNSLRIYCESRDKWYDFSFRSANRKHRFLNTLALERNFGGKALYVSEMAGCEYNYDERPGDYSDQSDYELPDCEQAHGGGTSASGDSSVPDSPAKSPYRSCDTLPKKSQSRDGIANANSNSSNGSQMLSTTSTGSLGRRRIGNWFRKPKSTNCTPSQSPTHKPGFDADVTLTAARVAAIEMVEAAAAQQQQQQQQEVDSSFA from the exons atgaagaagcaGCGCAACGTTTATAGAACGGATGTTAAAATGGAAAAGTGCAAATCGATAAATGTTGCGAGCAACAATCGATTGCTGATAGCTGGCAAGCCAAATCGTCGCTTTAATGCTGCCCGCACTTGGCAACG TTTGCCCAAAAGCGGCAAGGATGACGTCAACGTAATTGGCATCAGGTGTAACGGCTTTGGCGAATGTCTG TCGCAACAAATGCGCGCCATCTCGAGTCCCACGCTGACCGCAACAGCCAAGCCCCAGGATGAGTTGAAACCAACAACCGCAGCAACACCAGTTGAGGTGGTCAGCAACTCAGCAACGCATAATGGAGGCAGCAGCTTGGGCGTCTTGCAGAAATTCAAACGCACATTGCACAATCTGAACAATCGCAATCAGCTGCAGATTACGCCGCTGCCAGGAGCAGGAGCTGGAGCAGCTGTCACCACTGTCGATGTCAAGACATCGCCCACAACGCCAACGGTGTCAATCACACCAGCTGCACCGCAAACTGAGGATAACAGCAATACTGCAAACTCTGCCGGCGACAGCAGCTCAGCCAAGTATCGCTTTGGGCCGCTCATTTGGCGTTCATCGAAGGAGCGTCGCAAGACCAAATTCAATCGACGCGACAAATGCAATTCCGGTGATTCGGGCATACAAATCGAACTCGAACAGGACGAACAATATGCCCGTGTCCTCCAACAACCAGGTGCAGTCCATGCGAGGACGAGCACTCCGAACACAGCGGAGGCAAAGGCTCGCACCATTCGACGCACTCACTCCGCGAAGGCGAGCAGTCTCCTGGAGCAGGTGGCTGGAAAGCCGCCGGTGCACAAGCAACTCGATTTGGGCAGCGCCTGCAGCATTGAGCGTGAAGCACCCGAATCGCTGCCAACGAGATCGCTCAGCCAACCGAATGGCCTGGAGACATATGGCATTCGACGGACTGATGTCGAGGATAGCGACAGCGATAGCGTTGCCTCACACGATGAAG CCAACAGCTACTATCCCATTTATGCGGAAGTGCTGTACAACTTCACGGCGGCTGGACCGCAAGAGTTGGGCCTAGAGCGTGGCACACTCATCGAGATATTACGGAAGGAGGTCGGTCCCTGGTGGTTCGGTCGCATCAAGAAGGAGGATGCCAGCCTAGTGGAGGAGATACTCGATCCGGAACTGGGCTGGTTCCCCAAGGACTTTGTGCGCATCATTCACAGTCCCGAAACCGATGCGTTCTACAATCTCCAAAAGCCAACGACGCGTCACGAGGAGGCGGAGGAAGCAACCGAAGCCGTCGAATGTTGCAATGTCGTTGTGGATGACAGTGAAATGCCAGTTCCAGTTGTGGATTtgaacagcagcagtggcagcaacgaGGATGAGGCCAACAACACCATGACCATGGATCAGAGCAATATAACAACCATTGTGATCGAATCACCACCCAGCGATGCGATgctcacaacaacaacaacaacaacaccctCCGCACGCATCGCTGTCCCGCTCGACAATTGCGATGTTCTGCGTCGCAGTGCTGTGAGGGAGCTGCTCGAAACTGAGGTCAATTACGTCAAGCTATTGGCAGCCATATGCGATGG ATACTTGCCGGCGATGAGCAAACGCATCGATATATTCTCACCGAACAGCATTCGCCTGATCTTCTCCAACATCACAGCCATCTACAAGTTTCAGCGTCGATTCCTCGAGGCGTTGCGCAAGGGCATCGAACAGAATCAGCTGTCCAAGGTCTTTCTCAAGATG CACAAGGGATTCCTTTGCTACTCCACGTACTGCAATGCGTATCCACGTGCACTCATCGAACTCGAATCCTACGACCGCATCAAAGATGCACGCACCATCTTAGAGAA CTGTCGTGAGTCGCAGAACCTTGCGGAGCTGCCGCTGTCGGCCCATTTGTTGGCGCCCGTGCAGCGCATCTGTCGCTATCCGCTGCATCTCAACGAGATTATCAAGTCTGCTTTAAGCAACAATGGCACCAACGATGAGGTGGATGGTCAAACCGAGACACTCGACTGCGAGCAGCATGATGTGTTCCAACTGGATGTGCCCGATACCCACGAGATGGTGAATCGTGCGCTCGAGAAGATGCGCGGCATCACCGAAGCTGTAAACGAAGGCAAACGCCACAGCGAGACAATAGCTCGGCATCAGGCCAGTTTTCAGAACTTCAAGGGGCCGCCATTGCATCTGCATAGCACACGCTTCTTTCTGCAGGTAGATGCCACACGCCAGAAGCAGAATCTGTGGAACACCAGCTGCACGCTGTTTCTGTTCGACAACCAGCTGATCTACTGCAAGCGGGACATCATCAAGAGGAGTCATTTCATCTACAAGGGACGCATCTTCCTCGATCGCTGTCGTGTGGTGAATGTGCGCGATGGCAAAATGTTTGGACACACCATCAAGAATTCGCTGCGCATCTATTGCGAGTCTCGAGACAAGTGGTATGACTTCAGTTTCCGTTCGGCGAATCGCAAGCATCGCTTTCTCAATACGCTCGCCCTGGAGCGTAACTTTGGCGGCAAGGCGTTGTACGTCTCGGAGATGGCTGGCTGCGAATACAACTACGATGAGCGACCCGGCGACTACTCCGATCAATCCGATTACGAGTTGCCAGACTGTGAGCAAGCCCATGGCGGAGGCACGTCTGCAAGTGGCGACAGTTCAGTGCCCGATTCGCCAGCCAAGTCGCCGTATCGCTCTTGCGATACGCTGCCAAAGAAATCGCAATCCCGGGATGGCATTGCGAATGCCAATTCGAATAGTTCGAATGGCTCCCAAATGCTGTCGACCACATCGACCGGTTCACTCGGACGTCGTCGCATTGGCAATTGGTTCCGCAAGCCAAAGAGCACCAATTGCACACCGAGTCAGTCGCCCACGCACAAGCCGGGCTTCGATGCCGATGTCACGCTGACGGCAGCACGTGTG
- the LOC117572637 gene encoding uncharacterized protein LOC117572637 isoform X5: MKKLIIPTLMDTYGLIKFWDFDAGVPDASQASASGSRRRRPEFDHLPSDSMPCERGYKWRARLLQSQQMRAISSPTLTATAKPQDELKPTTAATPVEVVSNSATHNGGSSLGVLQKFKRTLHNLNNRNQLQITPLPGAGAGAAVTTVDVKTSPTTPTVSITPAAPQTEDNSNTANSAGDSSSAKYRFGPLIWRSSKERRKTKFNRRDKCNSGDSGIQIELEQDEQYARVLQQPGAVHARTSTPNTAEAKARTIRRTHSAKASSLLEQVAGKPPVHKQLDLGSACSIEREAPESLPTRSLSQPNGLETYGIRRTDVEDSDSDSVASHDEANSYYPIYAEVLYNFTAAGPQELGLERGTLIEILRKEVGPWWFGRIKKEDASLVEEILDPELGWFPKDFVRIIHSPETDAFYNLQKPTTRHEEAEEATEAVECCNVVVDDSEMPVPVVDLNSSSGSNEDEANNTMTMDQSNITTIVIESPPSDAMLTTTTTTTPSARIAVPLDNCDVLRRSAVRELLETEVNYVKLLAAICDGYLPAMSKRIDIFSPNSIRLIFSNITAIYKFQRRFLEALRKGIEQNQLSKVFLKMHKGFLCYSTYCNAYPRALIELESYDRIKDARTILENCRESQNLAELPLSAHLLAPVQRICRYPLHLNEIIKSALSNNGTNDEVDGQTETLDCEQHDVFQLDVPDTHEMVNRALEKMRGITEAVNEGKRHSETIARHQASFQNFKGPPLHLHSTRFFLQVDATRQKQNLWNTSCTLFLFDNQLIYCKRDIIKRSHFIYKGRIFLDRCRVVNVRDGKMFGHTIKNSLRIYCESRDKWYDFSFRSANRKHRFLNTLALERNFGGKALYVSEMAGCEYNYDERPGDYSDQSDYELPDCEQAHGGGTSASGDSSVPDSPAKSPYRSCDTLPKKSQSRDGIANANSNSSNGSQMLSTTSTGSLGRRRIGNWFRKPKSTNCTPSQSPTHKPGFDADVTLTAARVAAIEMVEAAAAQQQQQQQQEVDSSFA, encoded by the exons ATGAAGAAACTGATAATACCCACTTTGATGGATACCTATGGTCTGATCAAATTCTGGGACTTTGATGCCGGTGTTCCAGATGCCTCGCAAGCATCAGCATCGGGCAGCCGACGGCGGCGTCCAGAATTCGATCATCTGCCCAGCGATTCCATGCCCTGTGAGCGTGGCTACAAGTGGCGCGCTCGCTTGTTGcag TCGCAACAAATGCGCGCCATCTCGAGTCCCACGCTGACCGCAACAGCCAAGCCCCAGGATGAGTTGAAACCAACAACCGCAGCAACACCAGTTGAGGTGGTCAGCAACTCAGCAACGCATAATGGAGGCAGCAGCTTGGGCGTCTTGCAGAAATTCAAACGCACATTGCACAATCTGAACAATCGCAATCAGCTGCAGATTACGCCGCTGCCAGGAGCAGGAGCTGGAGCAGCTGTCACCACTGTCGATGTCAAGACATCGCCCACAACGCCAACGGTGTCAATCACACCAGCTGCACCGCAAACTGAGGATAACAGCAATACTGCAAACTCTGCCGGCGACAGCAGCTCAGCCAAGTATCGCTTTGGGCCGCTCATTTGGCGTTCATCGAAGGAGCGTCGCAAGACCAAATTCAATCGACGCGACAAATGCAATTCCGGTGATTCGGGCATACAAATCGAACTCGAACAGGACGAACAATATGCCCGTGTCCTCCAACAACCAGGTGCAGTCCATGCGAGGACGAGCACTCCGAACACAGCGGAGGCAAAGGCTCGCACCATTCGACGCACTCACTCCGCGAAGGCGAGCAGTCTCCTGGAGCAGGTGGCTGGAAAGCCGCCGGTGCACAAGCAACTCGATTTGGGCAGCGCCTGCAGCATTGAGCGTGAAGCACCCGAATCGCTGCCAACGAGATCGCTCAGCCAACCGAATGGCCTGGAGACATATGGCATTCGACGGACTGATGTCGAGGATAGCGACAGCGATAGCGTTGCCTCACACGATGAAG CCAACAGCTACTATCCCATTTATGCGGAAGTGCTGTACAACTTCACGGCGGCTGGACCGCAAGAGTTGGGCCTAGAGCGTGGCACACTCATCGAGATATTACGGAAGGAGGTCGGTCCCTGGTGGTTCGGTCGCATCAAGAAGGAGGATGCCAGCCTAGTGGAGGAGATACTCGATCCGGAACTGGGCTGGTTCCCCAAGGACTTTGTGCGCATCATTCACAGTCCCGAAACCGATGCGTTCTACAATCTCCAAAAGCCAACGACGCGTCACGAGGAGGCGGAGGAAGCAACCGAAGCCGTCGAATGTTGCAATGTCGTTGTGGATGACAGTGAAATGCCAGTTCCAGTTGTGGATTtgaacagcagcagtggcagcaacgaGGATGAGGCCAACAACACCATGACCATGGATCAGAGCAATATAACAACCATTGTGATCGAATCACCACCCAGCGATGCGATgctcacaacaacaacaacaacaacaccctCCGCACGCATCGCTGTCCCGCTCGACAATTGCGATGTTCTGCGTCGCAGTGCTGTGAGGGAGCTGCTCGAAACTGAGGTCAATTACGTCAAGCTATTGGCAGCCATATGCGATGG ATACTTGCCGGCGATGAGCAAACGCATCGATATATTCTCACCGAACAGCATTCGCCTGATCTTCTCCAACATCACAGCCATCTACAAGTTTCAGCGTCGATTCCTCGAGGCGTTGCGCAAGGGCATCGAACAGAATCAGCTGTCCAAGGTCTTTCTCAAGATG CACAAGGGATTCCTTTGCTACTCCACGTACTGCAATGCGTATCCACGTGCACTCATCGAACTCGAATCCTACGACCGCATCAAAGATGCACGCACCATCTTAGAGAA CTGTCGTGAGTCGCAGAACCTTGCGGAGCTGCCGCTGTCGGCCCATTTGTTGGCGCCCGTGCAGCGCATCTGTCGCTATCCGCTGCATCTCAACGAGATTATCAAGTCTGCTTTAAGCAACAATGGCACCAACGATGAGGTGGATGGTCAAACCGAGACACTCGACTGCGAGCAGCATGATGTGTTCCAACTGGATGTGCCCGATACCCACGAGATGGTGAATCGTGCGCTCGAGAAGATGCGCGGCATCACCGAAGCTGTAAACGAAGGCAAACGCCACAGCGAGACAATAGCTCGGCATCAGGCCAGTTTTCAGAACTTCAAGGGGCCGCCATTGCATCTGCATAGCACACGCTTCTTTCTGCAGGTAGATGCCACACGCCAGAAGCAGAATCTGTGGAACACCAGCTGCACGCTGTTTCTGTTCGACAACCAGCTGATCTACTGCAAGCGGGACATCATCAAGAGGAGTCATTTCATCTACAAGGGACGCATCTTCCTCGATCGCTGTCGTGTGGTGAATGTGCGCGATGGCAAAATGTTTGGACACACCATCAAGAATTCGCTGCGCATCTATTGCGAGTCTCGAGACAAGTGGTATGACTTCAGTTTCCGTTCGGCGAATCGCAAGCATCGCTTTCTCAATACGCTCGCCCTGGAGCGTAACTTTGGCGGCAAGGCGTTGTACGTCTCGGAGATGGCTGGCTGCGAATACAACTACGATGAGCGACCCGGCGACTACTCCGATCAATCCGATTACGAGTTGCCAGACTGTGAGCAAGCCCATGGCGGAGGCACGTCTGCAAGTGGCGACAGTTCAGTGCCCGATTCGCCAGCCAAGTCGCCGTATCGCTCTTGCGATACGCTGCCAAAGAAATCGCAATCCCGGGATGGCATTGCGAATGCCAATTCGAATAGTTCGAATGGCTCCCAAATGCTGTCGACCACATCGACCGGTTCACTCGGACGTCGTCGCATTGGCAATTGGTTCCGCAAGCCAAAGAGCACCAATTGCACACCGAGTCAGTCGCCCACGCACAAGCCGGGCTTCGATGCCGATGTCACGCTGACGGCAGCACGTGTG
- the LOC117572637 gene encoding uncharacterized protein LOC117572637 isoform X7, which translates to MIRYLWFRVRRNQLRSLESMHYSQQMRAISSPTLTATAKPQDELKPTTAATPVEVVSNSATHNGGSSLGVLQKFKRTLHNLNNRNQLQITPLPGAGAGAAVTTVDVKTSPTTPTVSITPAAPQTEDNSNTANSAGDSSSAKYRFGPLIWRSSKERRKTKFNRRDKCNSGDSGIQIELEQDEQYARVLQQPGAVHARTSTPNTAEAKARTIRRTHSAKASSLLEQVAGKPPVHKQLDLGSACSIEREAPESLPTRSLSQPNGLETYGIRRTDVEDSDSDSVASHDEANSYYPIYAEVLYNFTAAGPQELGLERGTLIEILRKEVGPWWFGRIKKEDASLVEEILDPELGWFPKDFVRIIHSPETDAFYNLQKPTTRHEEAEEATEAVECCNVVVDDSEMPVPVVDLNSSSGSNEDEANNTMTMDQSNITTIVIESPPSDAMLTTTTTTTPSARIAVPLDNCDVLRRSAVRELLETEVNYVKLLAAICDGYLPAMSKRIDIFSPNSIRLIFSNITAIYKFQRRFLEALRKGIEQNQLSKVFLKMHKGFLCYSTYCNAYPRALIELESYDRIKDARTILENCRESQNLAELPLSAHLLAPVQRICRYPLHLNEIIKSALSNNGTNDEVDGQTETLDCEQHDVFQLDVPDTHEMVNRALEKMRGITEAVNEGKRHSETIARHQASFQNFKGPPLHLHSTRFFLQVDATRQKQNLWNTSCTLFLFDNQLIYCKRDIIKRSHFIYKGRIFLDRCRVVNVRDGKMFGHTIKNSLRIYCESRDKWYDFSFRSANRKHRFLNTLALERNFGGKALYVSEMAGCEYNYDERPGDYSDQSDYELPDCEQAHGGGTSASGDSSVPDSPAKSPYRSCDTLPKKSQSRDGIANANSNSSNGSQMLSTTSTGSLGRRRIGNWFRKPKSTNCTPSQSPTHKPGFDADVTLTAARVAAIEMVEAAAAQQQQQQQQEVDSSFA; encoded by the exons ATGATAAGATATTTGTGGTTTCGCGTGCGGAGGAACCAGCTGAGATCTCTTGAATCGATGCACTAC TCGCAACAAATGCGCGCCATCTCGAGTCCCACGCTGACCGCAACAGCCAAGCCCCAGGATGAGTTGAAACCAACAACCGCAGCAACACCAGTTGAGGTGGTCAGCAACTCAGCAACGCATAATGGAGGCAGCAGCTTGGGCGTCTTGCAGAAATTCAAACGCACATTGCACAATCTGAACAATCGCAATCAGCTGCAGATTACGCCGCTGCCAGGAGCAGGAGCTGGAGCAGCTGTCACCACTGTCGATGTCAAGACATCGCCCACAACGCCAACGGTGTCAATCACACCAGCTGCACCGCAAACTGAGGATAACAGCAATACTGCAAACTCTGCCGGCGACAGCAGCTCAGCCAAGTATCGCTTTGGGCCGCTCATTTGGCGTTCATCGAAGGAGCGTCGCAAGACCAAATTCAATCGACGCGACAAATGCAATTCCGGTGATTCGGGCATACAAATCGAACTCGAACAGGACGAACAATATGCCCGTGTCCTCCAACAACCAGGTGCAGTCCATGCGAGGACGAGCACTCCGAACACAGCGGAGGCAAAGGCTCGCACCATTCGACGCACTCACTCCGCGAAGGCGAGCAGTCTCCTGGAGCAGGTGGCTGGAAAGCCGCCGGTGCACAAGCAACTCGATTTGGGCAGCGCCTGCAGCATTGAGCGTGAAGCACCCGAATCGCTGCCAACGAGATCGCTCAGCCAACCGAATGGCCTGGAGACATATGGCATTCGACGGACTGATGTCGAGGATAGCGACAGCGATAGCGTTGCCTCACACGATGAAG CCAACAGCTACTATCCCATTTATGCGGAAGTGCTGTACAACTTCACGGCGGCTGGACCGCAAGAGTTGGGCCTAGAGCGTGGCACACTCATCGAGATATTACGGAAGGAGGTCGGTCCCTGGTGGTTCGGTCGCATCAAGAAGGAGGATGCCAGCCTAGTGGAGGAGATACTCGATCCGGAACTGGGCTGGTTCCCCAAGGACTTTGTGCGCATCATTCACAGTCCCGAAACCGATGCGTTCTACAATCTCCAAAAGCCAACGACGCGTCACGAGGAGGCGGAGGAAGCAACCGAAGCCGTCGAATGTTGCAATGTCGTTGTGGATGACAGTGAAATGCCAGTTCCAGTTGTGGATTtgaacagcagcagtggcagcaacgaGGATGAGGCCAACAACACCATGACCATGGATCAGAGCAATATAACAACCATTGTGATCGAATCACCACCCAGCGATGCGATgctcacaacaacaacaacaacaacaccctCCGCACGCATCGCTGTCCCGCTCGACAATTGCGATGTTCTGCGTCGCAGTGCTGTGAGGGAGCTGCTCGAAACTGAGGTCAATTACGTCAAGCTATTGGCAGCCATATGCGATGG ATACTTGCCGGCGATGAGCAAACGCATCGATATATTCTCACCGAACAGCATTCGCCTGATCTTCTCCAACATCACAGCCATCTACAAGTTTCAGCGTCGATTCCTCGAGGCGTTGCGCAAGGGCATCGAACAGAATCAGCTGTCCAAGGTCTTTCTCAAGATG CACAAGGGATTCCTTTGCTACTCCACGTACTGCAATGCGTATCCACGTGCACTCATCGAACTCGAATCCTACGACCGCATCAAAGATGCACGCACCATCTTAGAGAA CTGTCGTGAGTCGCAGAACCTTGCGGAGCTGCCGCTGTCGGCCCATTTGTTGGCGCCCGTGCAGCGCATCTGTCGCTATCCGCTGCATCTCAACGAGATTATCAAGTCTGCTTTAAGCAACAATGGCACCAACGATGAGGTGGATGGTCAAACCGAGACACTCGACTGCGAGCAGCATGATGTGTTCCAACTGGATGTGCCCGATACCCACGAGATGGTGAATCGTGCGCTCGAGAAGATGCGCGGCATCACCGAAGCTGTAAACGAAGGCAAACGCCACAGCGAGACAATAGCTCGGCATCAGGCCAGTTTTCAGAACTTCAAGGGGCCGCCATTGCATCTGCATAGCACACGCTTCTTTCTGCAGGTAGATGCCACACGCCAGAAGCAGAATCTGTGGAACACCAGCTGCACGCTGTTTCTGTTCGACAACCAGCTGATCTACTGCAAGCGGGACATCATCAAGAGGAGTCATTTCATCTACAAGGGACGCATCTTCCTCGATCGCTGTCGTGTGGTGAATGTGCGCGATGGCAAAATGTTTGGACACACCATCAAGAATTCGCTGCGCATCTATTGCGAGTCTCGAGACAAGTGGTATGACTTCAGTTTCCGTTCGGCGAATCGCAAGCATCGCTTTCTCAATACGCTCGCCCTGGAGCGTAACTTTGGCGGCAAGGCGTTGTACGTCTCGGAGATGGCTGGCTGCGAATACAACTACGATGAGCGACCCGGCGACTACTCCGATCAATCCGATTACGAGTTGCCAGACTGTGAGCAAGCCCATGGCGGAGGCACGTCTGCAAGTGGCGACAGTTCAGTGCCCGATTCGCCAGCCAAGTCGCCGTATCGCTCTTGCGATACGCTGCCAAAGAAATCGCAATCCCGGGATGGCATTGCGAATGCCAATTCGAATAGTTCGAATGGCTCCCAAATGCTGTCGACCACATCGACCGGTTCACTCGGACGTCGTCGCATTGGCAATTGGTTCCGCAAGCCAAAGAGCACCAATTGCACACCGAGTCAGTCGCCCACGCACAAGCCGGGCTTCGATGCCGATGTCACGCTGACGGCAGCACGTGTG